One Rouxiella sp. S1S-2 genomic window, CAAAATACTTCGCAGCATACTGTTTCCAATATACTCTGAAGTATTAATGTGATCCGTATGGATATGGTGGAGCTAAGCGGGATCGAACCGCTGACCTCCTGCGTGCAAGGCAGGCGCTCTCCCAGCTGAGCTATAGCCCCATACAGTCACTTACAGATACCTTTATATGTCCCACCCTAAAAAGAGTTTCAATTCTTACTCAGGCAAGGCGTGGCTTCGCGAAGCATAGTGTTTTCTATGCGAGTGAAGTCATAACGCAGCATGAGAAAGAATTTGGTAGGCCTGAGTGGACTTGAACCACCGACCTCACCCTTATCAGGGGTGCGCTCTAACCACCTGAGCTACAAGCCTATAAAGGTATTTCTGCTCGTTACTATTTCATCAGACAATCTGTGTGGACACTGCACAATGCGTATCTTTAGGTAAGGAGGTGATCCAACCGCAGGTTCCCCTACGGTTACCTTGTTACGACTTCACCCCAGTCATGAATCACAAAGTGGTAAGCGCCCTCCCGAAGGTTAAGCTACCTACTTCTTTTGCAACCCACTCCCATGGTGTGACGGGCGGTGTGTACAAGGCCCGGGAACGTATTCACCGTAGCATTCTGATCTACGATTACTAGCGATTCCGACTTCATGGAGTCGAGTTGCAGACTCCAATCCGGACTACGACATACTTTATGAGGTCCGCTTGCTCTCGCGAGTTTGCTTCTCTTTGTATATGCCATTGTAGCACGTGTGTAGCCCTACTCGTAAGGGCCATGATGACTTGACGTCATCCCCACCTTCCTCCGGTTTATCACCGGCAGTCTCCTTTGAGTTCCCACCATTACGTGCTGGCAACAAAGGATAAGGGTTGCGCTCGTTGCGGGACTTAACCCAACATTTCACAACACGAGCTGACGACAGCCATGCAGCACCTGTCTCACGGTTCCCGAAGGCACTAAGCTATCTCTAGCGAATTCCGTGGATGTCAAGAGTAGGTAAGGTTCTTCGCGTTGCATCGAATTAAACCACATGCTCCACCGCTTGTGCGGGCCCCCGTCAATTCATTTGAGTTTTAACCTTGCGGCCGTACTCCCCAGGCGGTCGACTTAACGCGTTAGCTCCGGAAGCCACGCCTCAAGGGCACAACCTCCAAGTCGACATCGTTTACAGCGTGGACTACCAGGGTATCTAATCCTGTTTGCTCCCCACGCTTTCGCACCTGAGCGTCAGTCTTTGTCCAGGGGGCCGCCTTCGCCACCGGTATTCCTCCAGATCTCTACGCATTTCACCGCTACACCTGGAATTCTACCCCCCTCTACAAGACTCTAGCTTGCCAGTTTCAAATGCAGTTCCCAAGTTAAGCTCGGGGATTTCACATCTGACTTAACAAACCGCCTGCGTGCGCTTTACGCCCAGTAATTCCGATTAACGCTTGCACCCTCCGTATTACCGCGGCTGCTGGCACGGAGTTAGCCGGTGCTTCTTCTGCGAGTAACGTCAATCGCTGTTGCTATTAACAACAACGCCTTCCTCCTCGCTGAAAGTGCTTTACAACCCTAAGGCCTTCTTCACACACGCGGCATGGCTGCATCAGGCTTGCGCCCATTGTGCAATATTCCCCACTGCTGCCTCCCGTAGGAGTCTGGACCGTGTCTCAGTTCCAGTGTGGCTGGTCATCCTCTCAGACCAGCTAGGGATCGTCGCCTAGGTGAGCCATTACCTCACCTACTAGCTAATCCCATCTGGGCACATCCGATGGCGTGAGGCCCGAAGGTCCCCCACTTTGGTCTTGCGACATCATGCGGTATTAGCTACCGTTTCCAGTAGTTATCCCCCTCCATCAGGCAGTTTCCCAGACATTACTCACCCGTCCGCCGCTCGTCACCCAGAGAGCAAGCTCTCCCGTGCTACCGCTCGACTTGCATGTGTTAGGCCTGCCGCCAGCGTTCAATCTGAGCCATGATCAAACTCTTCAATTAAAAGTTCGATTTGCTGAAACAAGTTCAGCGATGCTCAAAGTTACTTCACATCATTCATAATGAATTACTGCTTGGTCACTCTAAGACTTGGCATTGCTGCCTTGATATTCTGTTGCCACCGAAGTGGCTGATATCGTCTTGTGAGTGCCCACACAGATTGTCTGATAAATTGTTAAAGAGCAGTGAGTTACGCGCTTTCGCTTGCTAACTCGAGGTGGCGTATACTACGCTTTCCTCATTTAATGTCAACCGATTATTTTATCAATCAACATCATTTTTAATTCTTCCCGACTCGTTCACACCGCGTTGCTGCTGCGTTGTTCCCTGTCGTTGGAGCGGCATTATAGGGAGTTTCTGAGGAGCCGCAACCCCTAATTTCAATAAAAAATACTGTTTGCTGCAATACACAGCAAAAGGCGGGGTTATACCGATTTACACACAAAGTTATCCACAATACACATTGAAACTCAAATTTGACGCGCATCGCGCAATCGTTTTCGCTACAATATCGCGCGTCTGAATTTACCGACACTATCTGCAATAATGATGCTTACAGCGTCTGTGGAACCTTATCTGAATCCAATCCGAGGTTATTCTTCTATATAGTCTTCTATATAGAGAGAAGAACGAGAATTGAATTCACGTAACGCTCTCTATTGCGACTCCAAAGCCAAGGGATAAAACCACCATGCAACAACGTCGTCCAATCCGCCGCGCGCTGCTCAGCGTTTCTGACAAAGCCGGTATCGTAGAATTCGCCCAAGCCCTCTCTCAACGTGGCGTGGATTTACTTTCCACTGGCGGCACCGCGCGCCTGCTTGCTGACGCGGGTTTGCCAGTGACAGAAGTCTCTGACTACACCGGCTTCCCGGAAATGATGGATGGACGCGTTAAAACTCTGCACCCCAAAGTGCACGGTGGCATCCTGGGTCGTCGCGGCAAAGATGATGCCATCATGGGCCAGCACGACATTGCGCCGATCGACATGGTCGTTGTTAACCTTTATCCTTTTGCGGCAACCGTGTCTCGTCCGGACTGCTCACTGGAAGACGCCGTAGAGAACATTGATATCGGTGGCCCGACAATGGTTCGCTCGGCGGCCAAGAATCACAATGACGTTGCTATCGTGGTCAAGAGCAGCGACTACGCCTCTATAATAGAAGAGATGGATGCCAACGACGGTTCACTGCTGCTGGCCACCCGCTTCAATCTGGCTATTAAAGCCTTTGAACACACCGCAGCCTACGACGGTATGATTGCCAACTACTTTGGTACTATGGTACCGGCGTATCACGGTGACACTGAGTCTCCTTCTGGTCAGTTCCCTCGTACCCTGAACCTGAGCTACGTGAAGAAGCAGGACATGCGCTACGGCGAAAACAGCCACCAGCAAGCGGCCTTCTATATAGAAGAGAATGTTTCTGAAGCTTCCGTTGCCACCTCTCAGCAGCTGCAGGGCAAAGCCCTCTCCTATAACAACATTGCTGATACCGATGCCGCGCTGGAATGCGTGAAAGAGTTTGACGAACCGGCCTGCGTTATCGTTAAACACGCGAACCCTTGCGGCGTTGCGGTGGGTGACAGCATTCTCGACGCCTATGAGCGCGCGTATAAAACTGACCCGACCTCCGCATTCGGCGGCATTATTGCCTTCAACCGCGAGTTGGATGCAGCAACCGCCAAGGCCATCATCAGCCGCCAGTTCGTTGAAGTGATCATCGCCCCCTCTGTCAGTGAAGAAGCGCTGGCGCTGACTGCAGCTAAACAAAACGTTCGCGTCTTGACCTGCGGTCAGTGGCAGGGACGTCAAACTGCCCTCGACTTCAAGCGCGTGAACGGCGGCCTTCTGGTTCAAGACCGTGACCTGGGTATGGTTGACGCCGCCGACCTGCGCGTAGTGACAACGCGTCAACCGACCGAGCAGGAGCTAACTGATGCCCTGTTCTGCTGGAAAGTGGCCAAGTTTGTTAAGTCGAACGCCATTGTTTATGCGCGCGACAAAATGACCATCGGCATTGGCGCTGGCCAGATGAGCCGCGTTTACTCCGCTAAAATCGCCGGTATCAAAGCCGCCGATGAAGGTCTGGAAGTAGCAGGCTCGGTGATGGCCTCTGACGCTTTCTTCCCGTTCCGCGACGGTATTGATGCAGCGGCGGCGGTGGGCATCACCTGCGTAATCCAACCGGGTGGTTCAATGCGTGATAATGAAGTGATTGCAGCGGCCAACGAACACGGCATTGCGATGCTGTTCACCGACATGCGCCACTTCCGCCATTAATTTTTTGGAGTTTTGAATGAACATTTTAATTATCGGTAACGGCGGACGTGAACACGCGCTGGCATGGAAAGCGGCACAGTCACCTCTGGCCGACAAAATCTTTGTCGCACCGGGCAATGCAGGCACCGCACTTGAACCCTTGCTTGAGAACGTGGATATCTCGGCAACTGACATCGCCGGTCTGCTGGCCTTTGCGCAGCAAAATGACATTGGCCTGACGATTGTTGGACCGGAAGCCCCGCTGGTTATCGGCGTGGTTGATGCCTTCAGCGCTGCGGGACTGAAAATTTTCGGCCCAACTCAGGCGGCAGCTCAGCTCGAAGGCTCTAAAGCCTTCACCAAAGATTTCCTGGCCCGTCACGCTATTCCAAGCGCCGACTACCAGAACTTTACCGACATCGAACCGGCTCTGGCCTATCTTCGAAGCAAAGGCGCGCCGATTGTTATTAAGGCCGACGGTCTGGCGGCAGGTAAAGGCGTTATCGTCGCTATGACGCTGGAAGAAGCTGAATCTGCCGTACACGACATGCTGGCGGGCAATGCCTTTGGCGACGCCGGACACCGCATCGTCATTGAAGAGTTCCTTGACGGTGAAGAAGCAAGCTTTATCGTCATGGTTGACGGCGAAAATGTAGTCCCCATGGCCACCAGTCAGGACCACAAACGTGTCGGCGATGCCGATACCGGCCCTAACACCGGCGGCATGGGCGCATACTCTCCCGCGCCGGTAGTGACCGACGAGATTCACCAGCGCGTGATGGACCAGGTTATCTGGCCAACCGTGCGTGGCATGGCAGCAGAAGGCAACGTGTATACCGGCTTCCTGTACGCCGGTCTGATGATCTCCGCCGATGGCCAGCCTAAAGTCATCGAGTTCAACTGCCGCTTTGGCGACCCAGAAACTCAGCCTATCATGCTGCGTCTGCGTTCTGACTTGGTTGAACTCTGCCTTGCCGGTGCAGAAGGCCGTTTGAATAACGTGACTTCAGAATGGGATCCGCGTCCTTCTCTGGGCGTCGTATTGGCTGCAGGCGGTTATCCTGGTGATTATGTTAATGGCGAAGTGATCCGTGGCCTGCCGTTGGAAGAAGTTCCTGACGGTAAGGTGTTCCACGCCGGCACCCGACTGCAGGACGAGTTGGTGGTCACCAACGGCGGACGCGTGCTCTGCGTGACAGCATTAGGTAAAACCGTTGCCGCCGCGCAGCAGCGTGCGTATCAACTCGCGCAGGACATTAAGTGGGAAGGCAGCTTCTGTCGTAAAGACATCGGCTATCGTGCGATCGCCCGCGAACAGGGTGAATAACTCCTGCTCGCCGACCTGTCATGAATGAGGGGTCATAAAAAGCCAAAAGCCCGCCAAGTGCGGGCTTTTTACTGTCTGGAGGCGGGCTAGGATTAATTCAACTGGCCCTGTTTCGGCTCCCAGACGCAAAAATCTTCGTTTGCCACCAGCAAGAGTTCATTACCCTCGGGGGCAGTCAACCAGGCAAGGCCGAGTTTGTCGTTGGCCTTGGCGGCACGTTTTGCCAACCATACCTGAGAGCGGATATTCAGGCTAAGCGTCACCGGCTCACCGTTACAGGTGGTAATTACGCCCTGTCGCCAGCGGCCCTGAGTAAGTCTTACGTTTCCGGCGCGCAGCGTGTTGCTCAGGTTTAACACTTTATCAGCCTGGTATTTAAGGCGTTCGATATCATCAGCCGAGAGCTTCTCTTTCGAGTCGGCCAATTGACGTTGCATAAAGCTGACGTTGCCTTCGCTATCAAAACGCAGAGTTATACCCAGGTCTTTCGAGGCAGCATGACTTTCTTTAATCAGATGGAGATGGTCATTGAGGTATTCATAGCGTGTGATTACGGTGTCTTTGCCGTAATACGGGCTGTAAATATTGATCAACGTTTGCGGGCGATGTTGTTCGTCGTCTTCTCGCCACAGGCGGTAAATGCCTTGGTCGGCGACGTAACCACTGGCGCTAAAAAGGGGGGTATCACTGTGAGAACTGCATCCGACCAGACTGAAGGCCATTACAGCAGCCATCAGTCCGGTGGTGATAAACGAAAGGGACCAGCATGGCCCCTCGTTTATTCTTTTCACTGCAAGCAATTACTTAACAGCTTCTTTCAAAGCTTTGCCTGAAACAAACGCCGGAACGGTTGCAGCAGCGATTTTGATTTCTTTGCCTGTCTGCGGGTTACGACCAGTGCGCTCGTTACGTTGATTTACTTTAAAAGTACCGAAACCAACTAATTGTACAGCTTCACCCTCTTTCAGAGACTCGGTGATGGCAGACAGAGTAGATTCAAGAGCAAGTTTAGCCTGTGCTTTAGAAAGATCAGCTTTGTCAGCAATCACATCAATCAGTTGAGTCTTGTTCATAAGTTATCCTTTACAGTGTGTTTATCGTTTGCAAAGCATCGAGTGCGACGGATATGCCGATTGACAGCACCCTCCTGCATACACGCACCGATAGCCACTTTTTATTACGCACCCCAAATGTAGACCAGACAGGGTACGGATGTGAAGCCTTGAGACACGACAAATAAGGCGTTAAATCACGTTTTCTTGCCTTATTGCG contains:
- the purH gene encoding bifunctional phosphoribosylaminoimidazolecarboxamide formyltransferase/IMP cyclohydrolase, whose protein sequence is MQQRRPIRRALLSVSDKAGIVEFAQALSQRGVDLLSTGGTARLLADAGLPVTEVSDYTGFPEMMDGRVKTLHPKVHGGILGRRGKDDAIMGQHDIAPIDMVVVNLYPFAATVSRPDCSLEDAVENIDIGGPTMVRSAAKNHNDVAIVVKSSDYASIIEEMDANDGSLLLATRFNLAIKAFEHTAAYDGMIANYFGTMVPAYHGDTESPSGQFPRTLNLSYVKKQDMRYGENSHQQAAFYIEENVSEASVATSQQLQGKALSYNNIADTDAALECVKEFDEPACVIVKHANPCGVAVGDSILDAYERAYKTDPTSAFGGIIAFNRELDAATAKAIISRQFVEVIIAPSVSEEALALTAAKQNVRVLTCGQWQGRQTALDFKRVNGGLLVQDRDLGMVDAADLRVVTTRQPTEQELTDALFCWKVAKFVKSNAIVYARDKMTIGIGAGQMSRVYSAKIAGIKAADEGLEVAGSVMASDAFFPFRDGIDAAAAVGITCVIQPGGSMRDNEVIAAANEHGIAMLFTDMRHFRH
- the purD gene encoding phosphoribosylamine--glycine ligase, translated to MNILIIGNGGREHALAWKAAQSPLADKIFVAPGNAGTALEPLLENVDISATDIAGLLAFAQQNDIGLTIVGPEAPLVIGVVDAFSAAGLKIFGPTQAAAQLEGSKAFTKDFLARHAIPSADYQNFTDIEPALAYLRSKGAPIVIKADGLAAGKGVIVAMTLEEAESAVHDMLAGNAFGDAGHRIVIEEFLDGEEASFIVMVDGENVVPMATSQDHKRVGDADTGPNTGGMGAYSPAPVVTDEIHQRVMDQVIWPTVRGMAAEGNVYTGFLYAGLMISADGQPKVIEFNCRFGDPETQPIMLRLRSDLVELCLAGAEGRLNNVTSEWDPRPSLGVVLAAGGYPGDYVNGEVIRGLPLEEVPDGKVFHAGTRLQDELVVTNGGRVLCVTALGKTVAAAQQRAYQLAQDIKWEGSFCRKDIGYRAIAREQGE
- a CDS encoding DUF1481 domain-containing protein, with the protein product MAAVMAFSLVGCSSHSDTPLFSASGYVADQGIYRLWREDDEQHRPQTLINIYSPYYGKDTVITRYEYLNDHLHLIKESHAASKDLGITLRFDSEGNVSFMQRQLADSKEKLSADDIERLKYQADKVLNLSNTLRAGNVRLTQGRWRQGVITTCNGEPVTLSLNIRSQVWLAKRAAKANDKLGLAWLTAPEGNELLLVANEDFCVWEPKQGQLN
- the hupA gene encoding nucleoid-associated protein HU-alpha; its protein translation is MNKTQLIDVIADKADLSKAQAKLALESTLSAITESLKEGEAVQLVGFGTFKVNQRNERTGRNPQTGKEIKIAAATVPAFVSGKALKEAVK